GTCGATCAGCGTCACGTCGAACGGCCCCGCGTACTCCTCGATCGTCTCGAGGGCGTCGCCGAGTTCGTAGCGCGCGCGGTCGTCGTACCCGCCTGCGGCCAGGTACTCGCGTGCCAGCTCGAGTTCGTCCTCGTCGACCTCGGTGAGGACGACCTCGCCGTCCGCGGGGAGCGCGTCGGCGAACCAGTACGCCGAGTAGCCGTAGCCCGAGCCGAACTCGAAGACCCGCTCGGCACCGACCGCGCGGGCGAGAAATCGCAGAAAGCCGCCCACTTCGGGACCGACGTGAGGAAAGTCCGCCGAGCGGGCGTACTCGTCCATCTCGCGCAGCGTCTCGTCGGGCTCCGGGCCGACCGCGCGAACGAACCGCTCCATCTCCTCGCTGAGGACGTCGACCATACCCGTGCCTGGGAGCCGTGCCACCAAAGCGTTCTGGGAACCGGTTATGCCCTACGTCCCGTCGGCGCCCGCGAGCTCCGCGAGCGCTCCCGCCAGCACCCGCGTCGCCGTCGCGCAGTCCTCCCAGTCGGTCCACTCGTGGGGCGTGTGCGAGAGCCCGTCCTCGGAGGGGGCAAACAGCATCCCCGCGTCGGTGACTCGCGAGACCCGCATCGCGTCGTGGGCCGCCCCCGAGTGCATCTCGAGGACGTCGATCCCCGCCCGCGAGCCGGCCGTCTCGAGGGCGTCCCGGCACCGGCGATCCATCGGCGCCGGCTCGATGTCGATCTCGCGCTCGAAGCTCGTCGCGACGCCGCGGTCGTCCTCGAGCCGCTCGAGGGTCGCCGTCGCCGTCTCGAGGATCGCCTCCATCGTCTCGTACTCGACGTCGCGCACGTCGACCCCGAGCTCGACCGCGCCGGGGACAACGTTCGTCGCGTTCGGGCGAACGGTCCCTTTGCCGACGGTCGCGACGGCCGTCCCGTCGCCGGCCGCGGCGCGCTCGCGGCCCGCGGCCTCGAGTTCCAGCACGAATTCGCTGGCGGCCGCCAGCGCGTCCGTTCGCTCGTCCATCCCCGTCGCGCCCGCGTGGTTCGCCTCGCCGACGATCTCGGCGGTCGCGTGGGCGATCCCCGTGATCGTCGTCACGACCCCGACCGGAACGCCCCGTTCCTCGAGGCGGGTGTCCTGCTCGACGTGGAGCTCGAGAAAGCTGTCCCACTCCGCGGCCGCGAGGACGCCCTCGCCGCGGTAGCCGATCGACTCGAGCGCGTCCTCGAGAGTGGTGTCCTCACCGTCGGTCGTCACGAGGGCGTCCTCGGGACTCCGGCGCCCGGTCGCGACCGAGGAGCCGAGCATCCCCCCGCCGAAGCGGGTCCCCTCCTCCTCGGTGAACGAGACGACCGTAATCGGGCGCTCGAGGGTCGTCGCGAGGTCGCTCTCCCGTAGCGTCCGGACCGCCTCGAGGGCGCCGTACACTCCCAGCGGCCCGTCGAAGATCCCGCCCTCGGGAACCGAGTCGAGGTGGCTCCCCGCCGCCACCGGCGCGGTGTCGGGATCGGCGTTTGCGGGCACCCAGGTCGCCGCGATGTTGCCGACGGCGTCGACCGTGACCGTAAGCCCCGCGTCCTCGCAGCGCTCGACGAGCCGGTCGCGGGCCTCCCGGTTCGCCGCGGTGCCAGTGAGGACGGTCCGTCCTCGGCCTATCTCGGCGTCGATCGCCCCGAACGCCGCGTTCGCCTCGATGTCCCTGCGGAGTCGCTGCCTGTCGATCTCCATGGGGCGACGGTTTCCCCCGACGGTACGATACCGTTTCGCTCTCCCCGGGCGGCAGATTTTTTGTCGCTCGGGACCGTCGGTTCGACCGATATGAGCGACGACCACCCGCTCGCCGACGCCGTCGACAACCTGGTGTACGAACCGGTACAGGTCCACGATCGGGGTATCGATCTGACGGTGAGCGCGATCTACACGGTCGCCGCGCCCGGCAGCCTCGACTTCGGCGGGGACGAGCTGGCCGACGCCGACCTCGAGCCCGTCGAGACGACCCGCCGCGATCCCGACGACGAGTACGGCTGGTGGAACCTCGAGGGCGGTCGGTACGTCGTCCAGCACAACGAGTTCCTCACCGACCTCGCGGACCCCCTCCTGCTCCAGCCGAACAACGAGCTGCTGGCCCGGGGCGGTTCCCATCCGACGGTCCAGGTCGACTCCCACCTTCCTTTGCTCCCGCTGTCGGTCCCCGACGGCGGGCTCGAGATCAAGGAAAACGCCCGGATCTCGACGCTCGCGCCAGTCGGCGACTCGTTCGATATCGGCGCGGTCGAGGAGCCGTAGCGTCGGCGATCAGCCGTCGACGGACGAGGGGCCACAGAACCGCACGTCGCCGTTGTCGTACAGCGTCGCCTGTGTCGTCCGACAGAGCCGTTCTTCGCTCGGATCGGCGACGTATCCGGGGCCGGCCTCGCTCGAGAAGTAGGTCGCGTCCTCGGACTGGGTCGTTCGGTAGACGACGTAGGCGTGCTCGGTGACTCCGTCCTCGGGAAGGGTCGCCGACGTCGTCGAGGGGAAGGCCCCGGTTCGCTCGAACACCGTCTGGTAGGGATGGTCGGTGTGAAGGCGCTGTTCCGGACGGATCTCGCTACCGGCGGGA
This genomic window from Natronococcus occultus SP4 contains:
- a CDS encoding O-methyltransferase, which encodes MVDVLSEEMERFVRAVGPEPDETLREMDEYARSADFPHVGPEVGGFLRFLARAVGAERVFEFGSGYGYSAYWFADALPADGEVVLTEVDEDELELAREYLAAGGYDDRARYELGDALETIEEYAGPFDVTLIDHQKHRYVEAFEAVRPKVPVGGVVVADNAITAGPIEFETLLEIVEREADGNGEWSIPESANEHTRGIAAYLERVTRDPAFETVVLPLGEGIAVSYRVE
- a CDS encoding Zn-dependent hydrolase — protein: MEIDRQRLRRDIEANAAFGAIDAEIGRGRTVLTGTAANREARDRLVERCEDAGLTVTVDAVGNIAATWVPANADPDTAPVAAGSHLDSVPEGGIFDGPLGVYGALEAVRTLRESDLATTLERPITVVSFTEEEGTRFGGGMLGSSVATGRRSPEDALVTTDGEDTTLEDALESIGYRGEGVLAAAEWDSFLELHVEQDTRLEERGVPVGVVTTITGIAHATAEIVGEANHAGATGMDERTDALAAASEFVLELEAAGRERAAAGDGTAVATVGKGTVRPNATNVVPGAVELGVDVRDVEYETMEAILETATATLERLEDDRGVATSFEREIDIEPAPMDRRCRDALETAGSRAGIDVLEMHSGAAHDAMRVSRVTDAGMLFAPSEDGLSHTPHEWTDWEDCATATRVLAGALAELAGADGT
- a CDS encoding dCTP deaminase/dUTPase family protein, encoding MSDDHPLADAVDNLVYEPVQVHDRGIDLTVSAIYTVAAPGSLDFGGDELADADLEPVETTRRDPDDEYGWWNLEGGRYVVQHNEFLTDLADPLLLQPNNELLARGGSHPTVQVDSHLPLLPLSVPDGGLEIKENARISTLAPVGDSFDIGAVEEP